The proteins below are encoded in one region of Bifidobacterium catenulatum DSM 16992 = JCM 1194 = LMG 11043:
- a CDS encoding hemolysin family protein produces MSLGLNILLIFIFLLLGSVFAGTELALVSLRGSQIDQMEQEDARGKRVAQIARDPNTFLSTVQIGVTLSGFLSASFGESSISPYIVPIVESWGVPTSVAAPLTTIVLTLIISYCSIVISELVPKRIAMQRNEQIARSVVPAIHVFAKVCKPIIWLIGKNTNIIVRLLGFDPNETDSEVSDEELRVLVNTNTNLSKDERTILDDVFDASETIVAEVMRPRADVVFLDGAMPIGDAAAYVREMPYSRYPVTGKDFDDVLGFVHVRDLLDIRNPEAKTVADVTREGISLPGTSKLLPSLELLRKRGIHLAVVIDEYGGTDGIVTLEDMTEELVGDIRDEYDLPEEKGGERTERTAFVNGVATIEGGMTIEDFADLTGIELEDGPYETVAGYFLAHTGKMGEVGDTLPSDDGYDMTVTQVDGRRIETLEIRKHMVDGDNAKSAKTAK; encoded by the coding sequence ATGTCTCTAGGTTTGAACATTCTCCTGATCTTCATCTTCCTGCTGCTCGGTTCCGTGTTCGCCGGCACCGAACTGGCGTTGGTCAGCCTGCGCGGATCGCAGATCGACCAAATGGAACAGGAGGATGCCCGCGGCAAGCGCGTCGCACAAATCGCACGCGATCCGAACACGTTTCTGTCGACTGTGCAGATTGGCGTGACATTGAGCGGTTTTCTTTCCGCATCGTTCGGCGAATCGTCGATTTCGCCATACATTGTGCCGATTGTTGAAAGTTGGGGCGTGCCAACGAGCGTGGCCGCTCCCCTAACCACCATTGTGCTGACGTTGATTATTTCGTACTGTTCGATCGTGATTTCGGAGTTGGTGCCGAAGCGTATCGCGATGCAGCGCAACGAGCAGATCGCGCGTTCCGTGGTGCCTGCGATTCACGTGTTTGCGAAGGTGTGCAAGCCGATTATTTGGCTGATCGGCAAGAATACGAACATTATTGTGCGCTTGCTTGGTTTCGACCCGAACGAAACTGACAGCGAAGTGTCCGACGAGGAGCTGCGCGTGCTCGTCAACACCAATACGAACTTAAGCAAGGACGAGCGCACGATTCTCGATGACGTGTTCGACGCATCCGAAACGATTGTGGCGGAAGTGATGCGTCCACGCGCCGACGTGGTATTTCTGGATGGTGCCATGCCGATCGGGGATGCGGCCGCGTACGTGCGCGAAATGCCATACTCCCGTTATCCGGTGACCGGCAAGGATTTCGATGACGTGCTCGGCTTTGTGCACGTGCGCGATTTGCTCGACATTCGCAATCCCGAGGCGAAGACGGTCGCCGACGTGACGCGCGAAGGCATTTCGCTGCCGGGCACGTCGAAGCTGCTGCCAAGCCTTGAATTGCTGCGTAAGCGTGGCATTCATCTGGCGGTGGTCATCGACGAATATGGCGGTACCGACGGCATCGTCACGTTGGAGGATATGACAGAGGAGCTGGTCGGCGACATTCGCGACGAATACGATCTGCCGGAGGAAAAGGGCGGCGAGCGCACGGAGCGTACCGCGTTCGTCAATGGCGTCGCCACTATCGAAGGTGGTATGACGATTGAGGATTTCGCTGATTTGACCGGTATTGAGCTTGAGGATGGCCCGTACGAGACGGTTGCCGGCTATTTCCTGGCGCACACTGGCAAGATGGGCGAAGTCGGCGATACGTTGCCTTCCGACGACGGTTACGACATGACTGTCACGCAAGTGGACGGCCGCCGTATCGAAACGTTGGAAATCCGCAAGCACATGGTTGATGGTGATAATGCGAAATCCGCAAAGACTGCAAAATGA
- a CDS encoding L-lactate dehydrogenase: MAVLRKVGIIGIGHVGAHVANAVLSAGLAEELKLCDINEQKVVSECQDLSDTLSFYPHNCVIGNYGTQYEQLADCDVVINAAGDVKTSAKDRDGELFVTTDIARTWISRLFNAGFHGVIITISNPCDVVATEIWHITGYDPRKIIGTGTALDSARLRNAIAKRVNVDQKSIGAYMLGEHGNSQFAYWSNVNIAGKPLTQLAQDNPQRFTLDEDETEQDARRGGYRVYAGKGCTEYAIAATAARLTQAVLCDEHYAAACSTLLTGEQGESGNYASLPCIVGANGVEEVLNPTLTESEQAKFHASCEHIRANIAQLAWWNDECHPTLRS; this comes from the coding sequence ATGGCTGTATTGAGAAAAGTCGGCATTATCGGAATCGGACACGTGGGCGCGCATGTTGCAAATGCCGTGCTTTCCGCAGGACTGGCTGAAGAACTGAAACTGTGCGACATCAACGAGCAAAAAGTAGTCAGCGAATGTCAGGATTTAAGCGACACGTTGAGTTTCTACCCGCATAACTGCGTGATCGGCAACTACGGTACGCAATACGAGCAGCTGGCTGACTGCGACGTGGTAATCAACGCTGCCGGTGACGTGAAAACCAGCGCCAAAGATCGTGATGGCGAACTGTTCGTTACCACCGACATTGCACGCACTTGGATCTCCCGACTGTTCAACGCAGGCTTCCACGGTGTGATCATCACCATCTCAAATCCGTGCGATGTGGTCGCAACCGAAATCTGGCACATCACCGGCTACGATCCGCGCAAAATCATTGGCACCGGAACCGCGTTGGATTCCGCACGACTGCGCAACGCCATCGCGAAACGCGTCAACGTGGATCAGAAATCAATCGGCGCATACATGCTGGGGGAGCATGGCAATTCACAGTTCGCCTACTGGTCGAACGTGAACATCGCAGGCAAGCCGCTCACCCAACTCGCACAAGACAATCCGCAACGATTCACCCTTGACGAGGACGAAACCGAGCAGGATGCCCGTCGAGGCGGATACCGCGTGTACGCCGGCAAAGGGTGCACGGAATACGCCATTGCAGCCACCGCGGCACGCCTTACGCAAGCCGTGCTCTGCGACGAACACTATGCGGCCGCCTGTTCCACGCTGCTTACCGGCGAACAAGGCGAAAGCGGCAATTACGCCAGCCTGCCGTGCATCGTCGGCGCGAACGGCGTCGAAGAAGTCCTCAATCCTACACTCACCGAAAGCGAACAGGCCAAATTCCACGCGTCCTGCGAACATATCCGCGCCAATATCGCGCAGCTTGCATGGTGGAACGACGAATGCCATCCCACACTGCGTAGCTGA
- the gdhA gene encoding NADP-specific glutamate dehydrogenase produces the protein MLTDEYVKRVYAQVEKRDGDQPEFLQAVREVFESLEPVVAKHPEYEKAGVLERIVEPERVVKFRVAWTDDEGKVQVNRGYRIQFNSAIGPYKGGLRFHPSVNEGVIKFLGFEQILKNSLTSLPMGGGKGGSDFDPKGKSDAEVMRFCQAFMTELCRHIGQFTDVPAGDINVGGREIGYLFGQYKRIRDEYSGVLTGKGLEFGGSLARTEATGYGLCYYTAEAMRVLRNDSFEGKTVVISGSGNVAIFATEKAQALGAKVVTASDSNGYIYDPNGIQLDVVKDIKLGHRGRIKEYAERVPGSEYHEGCKGVWTVPCDIALPCATQNEIDEESAKALVANGCTVVCEGANMPSTPEAIAVYQSNNVLYGPAKAANAGGVAVSGLEMSQNSYRLSWTFEEVDGKLKSIMENIVANSLEAAKEYGHEGDLMLGANAAGFVKVANAMVAQGVL, from the coding sequence ATGCTCACTGATGAGTACGTCAAGCGCGTGTACGCGCAGGTGGAAAAGCGCGACGGCGACCAGCCGGAGTTCCTGCAGGCCGTTCGCGAGGTTTTCGAAAGCCTCGAACCGGTGGTCGCGAAGCATCCGGAATATGAGAAAGCGGGCGTGCTCGAACGCATCGTCGAGCCGGAACGCGTGGTGAAGTTCCGCGTCGCATGGACCGACGATGAGGGCAAGGTGCAGGTCAACCGCGGTTACCGCATCCAGTTCAACTCTGCAATCGGCCCGTACAAGGGCGGCTTGCGCTTCCACCCGAGCGTGAACGAGGGTGTCATCAAGTTCCTCGGCTTTGAGCAGATTCTGAAGAACTCCCTGACCAGCCTGCCGATGGGCGGCGGCAAGGGCGGCTCCGACTTCGATCCGAAGGGCAAGTCCGACGCTGAAGTCATGCGTTTCTGTCAGGCTTTCATGACGGAACTGTGCCGTCATATCGGCCAGTTCACCGACGTTCCGGCCGGCGACATCAACGTGGGCGGTCGCGAGATCGGCTACCTGTTCGGCCAGTACAAGCGCATTCGTGACGAGTATTCCGGCGTACTGACCGGCAAGGGCCTCGAGTTCGGCGGTTCCCTGGCTCGCACCGAGGCCACCGGTTACGGCCTGTGCTACTACACTGCCGAGGCAATGCGCGTGCTGCGCAATGACTCCTTCGAAGGCAAGACCGTGGTCATTTCCGGCTCCGGCAACGTGGCCATCTTCGCCACCGAGAAGGCTCAGGCCCTCGGCGCGAAGGTTGTGACCGCCTCCGATTCCAATGGATACATCTACGATCCGAACGGCATTCAGCTTGACGTGGTCAAGGACATCAAGCTGGGCCATCGCGGCCGCATCAAGGAATATGCGGAGCGCGTGCCGGGCTCCGAGTATCACGAGGGCTGCAAGGGCGTGTGGACGGTTCCGTGCGACATCGCCCTGCCGTGCGCCACCCAGAACGAGATCGATGAGGAGTCCGCCAAGGCTCTCGTCGCCAACGGCTGCACTGTGGTATGCGAAGGCGCCAACATGCCGTCCACTCCGGAGGCAATCGCCGTCTACCAGTCCAACAACGTGCTCTACGGCCCCGCTAAGGCCGCGAACGCGGGTGGCGTGGCAGTTTCCGGCCTTGAGATGAGCCAGAACTCCTACCGCCTTTCCTGGACTTTCGAAGAGGTTGACGGCAAGCTCAAGTCCATCATGGAGAACATCGTCGCCAACTCCTTGGAAGCCGCCAAGGAATACGGCCACGAGGGTGATCTGATGCTCGGCGCCAACGCAGCCGGCTTCGTGAAGGTCGCCAACGCCATGGTCGCTCAGGGCGTGCTCTGA
- a CDS encoding M48 family metallopeptidase produces MPNNHRNASRGVRNRNRTLSEETVQIAGMTVTIMRKPIKNMYLRIKPPNAQIVISTPSRMSQAAIARFVTERKSWIEQAQRAMLQARDQQIHEGNNPNDPHSFTWNDATRKRAVQTINAQLPVLLAKWSPIIGREPTHVTLRVMTSRWGSCTPKTGRIRLNLQLGLMDPRFLEYVLVHEMTHLWENGHGEGFQRRMSAYLPQWRQLRRELNRHVVL; encoded by the coding sequence ATGCCAAACAATCATCGCAATGCCAGCAGGGGAGTGCGCAACCGCAATCGCACGCTATCGGAAGAAACTGTGCAAATCGCTGGAATGACGGTGACTATCATGCGTAAGCCCATTAAAAACATGTATCTGCGAATCAAGCCACCGAACGCGCAGATCGTCATCTCCACACCTTCTCGCATGTCCCAAGCGGCAATCGCACGATTCGTGACGGAACGCAAATCATGGATCGAACAAGCGCAACGAGCCATGCTGCAAGCCAGAGATCAGCAGATCCATGAAGGAAACAATCCTAATGATCCGCATTCTTTCACATGGAACGACGCAACCAGAAAGCGAGCGGTGCAGACCATCAATGCGCAACTACCGGTGCTGCTTGCGAAATGGTCGCCGATTATCGGGCGCGAGCCAACGCATGTCACACTGCGCGTCATGACGTCGCGATGGGGGTCATGCACGCCGAAAACCGGCCGCATCCGCCTCAACCTACAACTCGGTCTTATGGACCCCAGATTCCTGGAATACGTGCTTGTGCACGAAATGACGCACCTGTGGGAAAACGGGCACGGAGAGGGCTTTCAGCGGCGTATGAGCGCATATTTGCCGCAATGGAGGCAATTACGGCGGGAGTTGAACCGTCACGTTGTACTGTGA
- a CDS encoding MscL family protein: MIEGFKKFIARGNMIDMAVGVVMGGAVTTVVNSIVNNVINPFIAMIFGKPNMDGLLAITFNNATVSFGAVLGAILNFLIIAAAVYFCILVPINKFRDVTEALLAKTKLAEERSKAEEEAIKEPEISTEEQTILLLQQIRDELAKRNA; this comes from the coding sequence ATGATTGAAGGATTCAAGAAATTCATTGCACGCGGCAACATGATCGACATGGCGGTCGGTGTTGTCATGGGCGGTGCCGTCACCACAGTGGTTAATTCGATCGTCAACAATGTGATTAATCCGTTCATCGCCATGATTTTCGGCAAACCGAATATGGATGGTCTGCTGGCAATCACATTCAATAATGCGACGGTTTCGTTCGGCGCGGTACTTGGTGCGATATTGAATTTTCTGATCATCGCGGCGGCCGTGTATTTCTGCATTCTCGTACCGATTAACAAATTCCGTGACGTGACCGAGGCGTTGCTCGCCAAAACCAAGCTTGCGGAAGAGCGGAGCAAAGCCGAGGAGGAGGCCATCAAAGAGCCGGAAATCTCCACCGAAGAGCAGACGATCCTGCTGTTGCAGCAAATCCGCGACGAACTTGCCAAACGGAATGCATAG
- a CDS encoding DUF3566 domain-containing protein, with product MSENNEGQQMPEVGHAPRVARSASSQPLIGEDQVQAHEGASSPASGGVKVREKRRGGAPRARRMSLSLTRIDAWSAAKVAFMLSIAGGIIQIVAVAILWGMLNMVGVFDQVTQIVSSTGLDAGGFDLTNVFSLSTVLSTATIFSIVEVVLITVLVVILTLLYNVVSTLVGGIHVTLGDD from the coding sequence ATGAGCGAGAACAACGAAGGACAGCAAATGCCAGAGGTTGGGCATGCCCCGCGCGTGGCACGTTCCGCTTCCAGCCAGCCGCTGATTGGTGAGGATCAGGTTCAGGCACATGAGGGTGCCTCCTCCCCCGCTTCCGGTGGTGTGAAGGTTCGCGAGAAGCGTCGTGGCGGCGCTCCGCGCGCGCGCCGTATGAGCCTGTCTCTGACGCGTATCGACGCATGGTCGGCCGCCAAGGTGGCGTTCATGCTTTCCATCGCTGGGGGAATTATTCAGATCGTTGCGGTAGCTATTCTGTGGGGCATGCTGAACATGGTTGGCGTGTTTGACCAGGTTACGCAGATCGTGTCTTCCACGGGCTTGGATGCCGGCGGATTCGACCTGACGAACGTGTTTTCACTGAGCACCGTGCTGAGCACCGCCACCATCTTCTCCATTGTGGAAGTGGTGCTGATCACTGTGCTTGTGGTGATTCTCACGCTGCTGTACAACGTGGTGAGCACCCTCGTCGGCGGTATCCACGTCACACTCGGAGATGATTAA
- a CDS encoding carbonic anhydrase: protein MADELFVDQDEVEGTASGVWSRMLAGNRRFAEGKPEHPNRGAEAREALVDTHAPEAAMLSCSDARVSPDIIFDSGLGDLFTVRTAGQIIDEAVIASLEYAVTVLGVRLLVVLGHQNCGAIKQVSKDYEALLHELTADAEDSLMAADSISDIDERICDSDSIMMRTVGFSIWQAHESELESSEDFERVHIARTIELLVEQSEAIQQALAADKLMIVGARYQLDSGKVEVLSF, encoded by the coding sequence ATGGCAGACGAACTGTTTGTAGACCAAGACGAGGTCGAAGGCACGGCAAGCGGCGTTTGGAGCCGCATGCTGGCAGGTAATCGCAGGTTTGCGGAGGGCAAACCGGAACATCCGAATCGTGGCGCTGAAGCACGCGAGGCACTTGTGGACACACACGCACCGGAAGCGGCCATGCTGAGCTGCTCCGACGCGCGAGTAAGCCCGGATATTATTTTCGATTCCGGTCTTGGCGACCTGTTCACGGTTCGCACGGCCGGTCAAATCATCGACGAAGCCGTGATTGCGTCCCTAGAATACGCGGTGACCGTACTCGGCGTACGTTTGCTGGTAGTGCTCGGCCATCAGAATTGCGGTGCGATCAAGCAAGTTTCCAAGGATTACGAAGCGTTACTGCACGAATTGACCGCCGATGCGGAAGATTCGCTGATGGCCGCCGACAGCATTTCCGACATCGACGAACGCATCTGCGATTCGGATTCGATCATGATGCGCACTGTCGGTTTCTCGATCTGGCAGGCACACGAGTCGGAATTGGAATCCAGCGAAGATTTCGAACGCGTGCACATCGCGCGCACCATCGAACTCTTGGTGGAACAATCCGAAGCGATCCAGCAGGCTCTGGCAGCTGACAAACTCATGATCGTCGGCGCAAGGTACCAGCTGGACTCCGGCAAAGTCGAGGTTCTCAGCTTCTGA
- a CDS encoding phosphoenolpyruvate carboxylase gives MTTENEQITPADAAIVSSGTGTKGPEERDLPASLKEEMDLCLQILREVLGEFDEKLLDKFDEVREHALNASAKRFSGILTDTNPNQDDLQKVVDIIDKTDVHEAQLLARAFTTYFHLANLCEENYRVSVLHSREAAVDDTQAVDPVNEMTCAYHQLINEMGPAKAKELLDKLEFHPVFTAHPTEARRKAVEGKIRRISQLLATHKLLGGSDKKENSRRLFNEIDALFRTSPIALKKPTPVEESETILDIFDNTLFYTIPQVYRRFDDWVLGDKAGLVPPVCPAFFHPGSWIGSDRDGNPNVTAKVSRQVARKFSDHVLGALEIETRRVGKNLTMEAETTPPSAELKSLWNHQKEMSERLTDKAALISTKELHRAVMLVMADRLKATIDRDADLMYHSCEDYIADLKVVQRSLAEANAKRSAYGPLQDLIWQAETFGFHMVEMEFRQHSVVHSRALEDIREHGLHGERGELQPMTHEVLDTFRALGSIQKRNGIKAARRYIISFTKSAQNIKDVYELNRLAFSHPKDVPTIDVIPLFEQLEDLQNSVDVLEEMIKIPEVQARLKATGGKMEVMLGYSDSSKDAGPTSATLALHSAQERIAKWAESHDIDLTLFHGRGGAVGRGGGPANRAVLAQPVGSVKCRFKLTEQGEVIFARYGNPALAIRHVESVAAATLLQSAPSVEKRNTDMTAKYADMASKLDEAAHNRFLDLLNTDGFAPWFSTVTPLTEIGLLPIGSRPAKRGLGAKSLDDLRTIPWIFSWAQARINLAAWYGLGTACEQFGDLNTLRQAYEEWPLFSTFIDNIEMSLAKTDERIAKMYLALGDREDLNKKVLDEMELTRKWVLEIVGDKWPLQHRHVLGQAIRIRSPYVDALSATQVLALGSLRKRVDKEELTHGQKENYTYLILCTVSGVAAGLQNTG, from the coding sequence ATGACAACTGAAAACGAACAGATCACGCCTGCCGACGCAGCTATCGTCTCGTCCGGCACCGGCACCAAAGGCCCCGAGGAGCGTGATCTTCCCGCTTCCCTCAAAGAGGAAATGGATCTGTGTTTGCAGATTCTTCGCGAGGTGCTCGGCGAATTCGATGAAAAGCTGCTGGACAAGTTCGATGAAGTGCGCGAACACGCACTGAACGCTAGCGCCAAACGCTTCTCCGGCATTCTGACGGATACGAATCCGAATCAGGATGACCTGCAGAAGGTCGTCGACATCATCGATAAAACGGATGTGCATGAGGCACAACTGCTGGCCCGCGCTTTCACCACCTACTTCCATCTGGCCAACCTATGCGAGGAGAACTACCGTGTCTCCGTGCTGCACAGCCGTGAGGCCGCCGTAGATGACACCCAAGCCGTCGACCCAGTGAACGAAATGACCTGTGCCTACCACCAGCTCATTAACGAAATGGGTCCGGCCAAAGCCAAGGAACTGCTCGACAAGCTCGAGTTCCATCCGGTGTTCACCGCGCATCCGACTGAAGCCCGCCGCAAAGCCGTGGAAGGCAAAATCCGCCGCATCTCCCAGCTGCTCGCAACGCACAAGCTGCTTGGCGGTTCAGACAAGAAGGAAAACTCCCGTCGACTCTTCAACGAGATTGACGCGCTGTTCCGCACCTCTCCGATCGCACTGAAGAAGCCGACTCCGGTTGAGGAATCTGAAACCATTCTCGATATTTTCGACAATACGTTGTTCTATACCATTCCACAGGTCTACCGTCGTTTCGACGATTGGGTCCTCGGAGACAAGGCCGGCCTCGTGCCGCCGGTATGCCCGGCGTTCTTCCACCCGGGAAGCTGGATCGGCTCCGACCGTGACGGCAACCCGAACGTCACCGCCAAGGTGAGCCGTCAGGTGGCCCGCAAGTTCAGCGACCACGTGCTGGGCGCGCTGGAGATCGAGACCCGCCGCGTTGGCAAGAACCTGACGATGGAAGCTGAGACCACTCCGCCGAGTGCCGAGCTCAAGTCCCTGTGGAACCACCAGAAGGAAATGAGCGAGCGCCTGACCGACAAGGCCGCACTGATCTCCACCAAGGAGCTGCACCGTGCCGTCATGCTGGTCATGGCCGATCGTCTGAAGGCCACCATCGACCGCGATGCTGATCTCATGTACCACTCCTGCGAGGATTACATCGCCGACCTGAAGGTCGTGCAGCGCTCCCTCGCCGAAGCCAACGCCAAACGTTCCGCCTACGGCCCGCTGCAGGACCTCATCTGGCAGGCAGAGACCTTTGGCTTCCATATGGTCGAGATGGAGTTCCGCCAGCACTCCGTCGTGCATTCCCGAGCGCTGGAGGATATCCGCGAACATGGTCTGCACGGTGAGCGTGGCGAACTGCAGCCGATGACCCACGAGGTGCTCGACACCTTCCGCGCCCTTGGTTCCATCCAGAAGCGCAACGGCATCAAGGCTGCCCGTCGTTACATCATCTCCTTCACCAAGAGCGCCCAAAACATCAAGGACGTGTACGAGCTGAACCGTCTGGCGTTCTCCCATCCCAAGGATGTTCCAACCATCGACGTGATCCCGCTGTTTGAACAGCTTGAGGATCTGCAGAACTCGGTAGACGTACTCGAGGAAATGATCAAGATTCCGGAGGTCCAGGCTCGTCTGAAGGCCACCGGCGGCAAGATGGAAGTCATGCTCGGCTACTCCGACTCCTCGAAGGACGCCGGCCCGACCTCCGCAACCCTGGCCCTGCATTCCGCACAGGAACGCATCGCCAAGTGGGCGGAATCGCATGACATCGATCTGACCCTGTTCCATGGCCGCGGCGGCGCCGTCGGCCGCGGCGGAGGCCCGGCTAACCGTGCCGTGCTCGCACAGCCGGTCGGCTCCGTGAAGTGCCGCTTCAAGCTCACCGAGCAGGGCGAGGTCATCTTCGCGCGCTACGGCAACCCGGCACTGGCCATCCGCCACGTCGAGTCCGTTGCGGCTGCAACGCTGCTGCAGTCCGCTCCGAGCGTGGAGAAGCGCAATACGGACATGACCGCCAAGTACGCCGACATGGCCAGCAAGCTCGACGAGGCCGCGCATAACCGCTTCCTCGACCTGCTGAACACCGACGGATTCGCACCGTGGTTCTCCACCGTCACGCCGCTGACCGAAATCGGCCTGCTGCCGATCGGCTCCCGTCCGGCCAAACGCGGCCTTGGAGCCAAGTCCCTCGACGATCTGCGTACCATTCCGTGGATCTTCTCCTGGGCGCAGGCACGCATCAATCTGGCTGCATGGTACGGCCTGGGCACCGCGTGCGAGCAGTTCGGCGATTTGAACACCTTGCGTCAAGCGTATGAGGAATGGCCTCTGTTCTCCACGTTCATCGACAACATCGAAATGTCGCTGGCCAAGACTGACGAGCGCATCGCCAAGATGTACCTTGCTCTCGGAGACCGTGAGGACCTCAACAAGAAGGTCCTCGACGAGATGGAGCTCACTCGCAAGTGGGTGCTCGAAATCGTAGGCGACAAGTGGCCTCTGCAGCACCGCCACGTGCTCGGCCAGGCCATCCGCATCCGCTCGCCGTACGTAGATGCGCTGTCCGCCACCCAGGTGCTCGCCCTCGGCTCGCTACGCAAGCGCGTGGACAAGGAAGAGCTCACGCACGGACAGAAGGAGAACTACACCTACCTGATCCTGTGCACCGTGTCGGGTGTCGCAGCAGGCTTGCAGAACACCGGCTGA
- a CDS encoding threonine/serine exporter family protein, with product MEDIERDWDKPVAEAGIAAKASVIVRVGMLDLGAGTGSFRVREMMHRIAYPLGVHVRADVNLTDIEASCTDGKDRITEVVDLPTTGVNTERIWLLEHFADWFNVNLGKGSMYHSQSDVSEGLMQHLDKRDASQVSADLSKRLRERQKAEQNQEGSDDPVLDALEMVTERAEATDTIAQPLHLRDIEAASEQHNRSERETKRETASAANVASSEATTKKTRKNRNHKPPKGQYAEHFDHVGKEKNQTQGITVRQAHERLNMIERRKPLYSPAFAGFASACACASFVFLLGGGPFDMIGAFIGAGLGHWLRRRLFAHHLNQFFVTFVCVAVAALACTGTLRLIGIFEPVALQHDTAYIGAMLFVIPGFPLITGGLDMAKIDFPSGIQRIAYVLCIILMATLAGWMVASIVHLNPQGFEPLGLNPVINCLLRMVFAFIGVWGFSVMFNSPQRMCLVAATIGLITDTLRLEIVDMGVPAEAGAFIGALLAGLLASAWRSAVRRGWLAPHLGYPRICLTVPSIVIMVPGLYMYQAMFHLGQFDTLNALDWAFRAFMVIICLPIGLAMARVITDKSWRYDI from the coding sequence ATGGAAGATATCGAACGGGATTGGGACAAGCCGGTCGCTGAAGCGGGAATCGCAGCAAAAGCCAGCGTGATCGTACGCGTCGGTATGCTCGATCTCGGCGCGGGCACCGGAAGCTTCCGCGTCCGCGAAATGATGCACCGCATCGCCTATCCGCTCGGCGTGCACGTACGCGCCGACGTGAACCTCACCGATATCGAAGCCTCCTGCACCGACGGCAAAGACCGCATCACCGAAGTCGTCGACCTACCAACCACCGGCGTCAATACGGAACGCATTTGGCTGCTCGAACACTTCGCTGACTGGTTCAACGTGAACCTCGGCAAAGGATCGATGTACCACAGCCAATCCGACGTGTCCGAAGGGCTTATGCAGCATCTCGACAAGCGTGATGCGTCGCAGGTGTCGGCTGACCTGTCGAAGCGTCTTCGCGAACGTCAGAAAGCCGAACAGAATCAGGAGGGATCTGACGATCCCGTGCTCGACGCGCTTGAAATGGTGACGGAACGCGCCGAAGCGACCGATACCATCGCGCAGCCGTTGCACTTGCGTGACATCGAAGCGGCAAGCGAGCAGCATAATCGCAGTGAACGTGAAACCAAGCGTGAAACTGCCAGCGCGGCCAACGTTGCGTCAAGCGAAGCGACCACGAAAAAAACGCGCAAAAATCGCAATCACAAGCCGCCAAAAGGCCAATACGCCGAACATTTCGACCATGTCGGCAAAGAAAAGAACCAAACGCAAGGTATCACCGTTCGTCAAGCGCACGAACGACTCAACATGATCGAACGGCGCAAGCCCCTGTATTCGCCGGCATTTGCGGGATTCGCCTCGGCCTGCGCCTGCGCATCCTTCGTGTTCCTGCTTGGCGGCGGCCCCTTCGACATGATTGGCGCGTTCATCGGCGCGGGACTTGGCCACTGGCTGCGCCGCCGCCTGTTCGCCCACCACCTCAACCAGTTCTTCGTGACATTCGTATGCGTGGCCGTCGCGGCACTCGCCTGCACGGGCACCCTGCGATTGATTGGTATTTTCGAGCCCGTCGCATTGCAGCATGACACGGCTTACATCGGCGCCATGCTGTTTGTGATTCCTGGATTCCCGCTGATTACGGGCGGACTTGATATGGCGAAAATTGATTTTCCGTCAGGTATTCAGCGCATTGCGTACGTGTTGTGCATTATTTTGATGGCGACGCTCGCAGGGTGGATGGTCGCTTCGATAGTGCACCTGAATCCGCAAGGATTCGAGCCTCTCGGATTGAACCCCGTCATCAACTGCCTGCTGCGCATGGTGTTCGCGTTCATCGGTGTGTGGGGCTTCTCTGTGATGTTCAATTCACCACAACGCATGTGCCTTGTGGCAGCCACCATCGGCTTGATCACAGACACCCTGCGCCTTGAAATCGTGGACATGGGCGTTCCCGCCGAAGCCGGCGCATTCATTGGCGCACTGCTCGCAGGCCTGCTCGCCTCTGCATGGCGTTCCGCGGTTCGTCGCGGTTGGCTCGCCCCGCATCTCGGCTACCCGCGCATCTGCCTGACCGTGCCGTCCATCGTGATCATGGTTCCCGGTTTGTACATGTATCAAGCCATGTTCCACCTCGGCCAATTCGATACCTTGAACGCCCTCGACTGGGCTTTCCGCGCCTTCATGGTGATTATCTGCCTGCCGATCGGTCTGGCCATGGCTCGCGTTATCACCGATAAGTCTTGGAGATACGACATCTAA